From the Pieris napi chromosome 20, ilPieNapi1.2, whole genome shotgun sequence genome, one window contains:
- the LOC125059845 gene encoding immunoglobulin-binding protein 1, with amino-acid sequence MAQNEPTNSNDGESLKSVFDSAMKLFDKVETGSEATNSDAVQMTVKTAIANFEKATNLVSMSGMFSKNEALEELPTETLQYLLLPALLGTLTLKLCNQPRKDVINVAEIYFKDFIQRCIDYGVTDVEIPQTASDDSNATRSQTEQAKIATMVLSREAKIKRYNELKELKNKLSTLSKSMESPNVDDQTKREYFTTLLLNYVNQVLDELNSIEQEKPILEYMSKHAGEIKPKHRERAPPLKPVIITRDAIQKAVYGAGYPSLHTMTIEEFYDKRVQEGTFPAASNIPHKTIQNTETDGDETEQIKKEQLVEDEDPEELARQRSMDEYKDDHRRGWGNRHNRS; translated from the exons atGGCGCAAAACGAGCCAACAAATTCCAATGATGGTGAATCCTTAAAGAGTGTGTTTGATAGTGCAATGAAATTGTTCGATAAAGTGGAAACCGGCAGCGAAGCCACCAACAGTGATGCGGTGCAG ATGACTGTAAAAACAGCAATAGCCAACTTTGAGAAAGCTACCAACTTAGTATCCATGTCAGGCATGTTTAGTAAAAATGAAGCCCTAGAGGAGTTACCAACGGAGACTCTTCAATATCTTCTATTGCCTGCACTATTGGGAACTCTTACATTAAAACTTTGCAATCAGCCTAGAAAAGATGTAATAAATGTGGCTGAAATTTACTTCAA ggACTTCATACAGCGATGTATCGATTATGGAGTCACAGATGTTGAAATTCCACAAACTGCTAGTGATGATAGTAATGCCACTAGATCTCAAACTGAACAGGCTAAAATAGCTACCAtg GTGCTTTCACGTGAGGCGAAAATAAAGAGATATAATGAGTTGAAGGAgctcaaaaacaaattaagcactttatcaaaatccatggAATCTCCAAATGTAGATGATCAGACAAAGAGAGAATACTTCACAACCCTCTTATTGAATTATGTGAACCAAGTCCTCGATGAACTGAACAGTATTGAACAGGAAAAGCCAATTTTGGAGTATATGTCTAAACATGCGGGAG AAATAAAACCAAAACATCGTGAGCGTGCCCCGCCCCTAAAGCCAGTTATAATAACACGTGATGCGATACAAAAGGCCGTGTATGGAGCCGGATACCCTTCATTGCATACTATGACCATTGAGGAATTCTATGACAAACGAGTCCAGGAGGGAAC GTTTCCAGCTGCATCAAATATTCCACACAAAACAATACAGAATACAGAAACAGATGGAGATGAAACTGAGCAAATAAAAAAG GAGCAATTAGTAGAAGATGAAGATCCCGAAGAGTTAGCACGCCAACGGAGTATGGACGAATACAAGGACGATCACAGACGTGGATGGGGCAACAGACATAACAGGAGCTAG